From a single Anomaloglossus baeobatrachus isolate aAnoBae1 chromosome 8, aAnoBae1.hap1, whole genome shotgun sequence genomic region:
- the IL17RE gene encoding interleukin-17 receptor E has translation MGSLGSRNCLLLVFFTLGLLLLVNVSQGQDSCSEEESGVEIFEKDVTANFGYILKESLYFQSNSSASTTYWTLPPESLTISTVSLHEGPSCRPCIRINISVNASGLPKLRGFFVQGLEISENTFHSFRIVKKKNWKIRDLWEVTYDCWIVTPGQNISVSLFTLPNFILPFNKTHYIPSRDAKPAFQYQHIAEEKKFEVSVPKGPHVIARLCYDFYICEDLEPPSEKEISSSQIVSLSYENLLPCLCIEAFYTHRDSKREKKCPFKDHPEPYIEKLLQVSVNEINHPSDTMTVRFSSPCPLETTVTFCRKQNGICVTEKDAIVKQHGKEYYLKSVDRDHHLCFQFSSLNRSYVKCPDIGDRFWNMNLKTRLYSVLITISSKISASFSAAVCRKNLKTGGCDLRSVIYNVSTNHKFGSDDLQLSLPRPGIGDCIMVWRSDVSHSHRYLLCSFDFSHQHLGLLALVTSLVIFTMILIIYRSCQRMWKIFTAPLWRRTILLVYSPDSAEYKTLICDFADFLHSILGCEVILDLWDMNTVSQIGMLPWFYQKRKLVSERKGKVMVVWTRRSRTMYDQWKKRQTNSIGWKDSTNLFGAAMSCLEKDLGVQQERENLKHYTMVYFEGLCERKDIPECLQKISTYRLLKDLYRLVSHLQDTTCLSPPCLIKAVAKYLKKKLISSEKKKGFQHHVEICKKKLGEDVS, from the exons AATCACTTTACTTTCAATCAAATTCAAGTGCCTCCACCACGTACTGGACGCTTCCCCCCGAATCCCTCACCATCTCCACCGTGTCACTGCATGAAGGCCCCTCTTGTAGACCCTGCATACGAATTAACATTTCGGTGAACGCCTCGG GACTCCCCAAACTCCGAGGTTTTTTCGTCCAGGGTCTGGAAATAAGTGAAAACACGTTTCATTCATTCcggattgtaaagaaaaaaaattggaaaataagAGATTTG TGGGAAGTGACGTATGACTGTTGGATCGTCACGCCTGGACAAAATATATCGGTCTCACTGTTCACGCTGCCAAACTTCATCTTGCCTTTTAATAAAACTCATTACATTCCTAGCCGAGATGCAA AACCAGCTTTCCAATATCAGCACATAGCGGAGGAGAAGAAGTTTGAGGTCTCTGTACCCAAAGGCCCACATGTGATTGCGCGGCTGTGTTATGACTTCTATATCTGCGAGGATTTGGAACCTCCCAGTGAGAAGGAG ATATCTTCCTCCCAGATTGTCTCTTTGTCGTATGAGAATTTACTGCCTTGTTTATGTATTGAG GCATTTTACACGCATCGAGACAGCAAACGGGAGAAGAAATGTCCGTTCAAGGATCATCCAGAGCCAT ACATTGAAAAATTACTGCAGGTCTCTGTGAATGAAATCAATCATCCTTCCGACACGATGACCGTCAGATTCTCCAGTCCGTGTCCTCTGGAGACAACAGTGACTTTTTGCAGAAAGCAAAATGGAATCTGTGTGACCGAGAAGGACGCCATTgttaaacaacatgggaag GAATATTACCTGAAGAGCGTGGACAGAGACCATCACCTGTGTTTTCAG TTCTCATCACTAAATCGCAGCTACGTAAAATGTCCTGATATCGGAG ATCGATTCTGGAATATGAACCTGAAGACTCGGCTTTATTCTGTGCTGATCACAATCTCCTCCAAAATTTCAGCATCGTTTAGTGCAGCCGTGTGTCGAAAAAACCTAAAAACTGGAGGCTGTGACCTGAGATCTGTCATCTATAATGTGTCCACG AACCATAAATTTGGATCCGATGATCTGCAACTATCACTCCCTCGACCTGGCATTGGAGATTGTATCATG GTTTGGCGTTCTGACGTCAGTCATTCACATCGCTATCTCCTCTGCTCATTTGACT TTTCTCACCAGCATCTCGGCCTTCTTGCTCTCGTCACGTCGTTGGTGATTTTCACGATGATTCTCATCATCTATAGAAGTTGTCAGAGGATGTGGAAGATATTTACAG CTCCACTTTGGAGAAGGACCATTTTACTTGTGTATTCCCCCGATTCGGCAGAGTACAAGACCCTCATTTGTGACTTTGCCGATTTCCTGCACAGCATCTTGGGTTGCGAGGTCATCTTGGATCTATGGGACATGAACACAGTCAGCCAAATTGGCATGTTGCCCTGGTTTTACCAAAAGAGGAAACTAGTGAGCGAAAGAAAAGGCAAAGTCATGGTCGTATGGACAAGACGTAGCAGGACCATGTACGACCAATGGAAAAAACGACAAACCAACAGCATCGGATGGAAAGACTCAACTAATCTGTTTGGGGCGGCCATGTCCTGCCTGGAGAAAGACTTGGGGGTGCAGCAGGAACGTGAAAACCTGAAGCACTACACCATGGTCTACTTTGAAGGACTATGCGAGAGGAAGGATATCCCCGAATGCTTACAGAAGATCTCCACTTACCGCTTGCTTAAGGACCTCTATAGACTGGTCAGCCATCTACAAGACACTACTtgcctttctcctccttgcctgataAAGGCAGTTGCCAAATACCTCAAGAAAAAGCTCATAAGCTCGGAAAAAAAGAAAGGTTTTCAGCACCACGTGGAAATTTGCAAAAAGAAACTTGGTGAGGATGTCAGTTGA